A genomic stretch from Anopheles nili chromosome X, idAnoNiliSN_F5_01, whole genome shotgun sequence includes:
- the LOC128728783 gene encoding protein spaetzle, translating into MAPCHGCYGLIILFTLQLVSATSQSFGPLIRNRSIHQLTSEEDLNANIQRIYRKDFKAPSTTNDPLGDQIEPSPSELVVRDSLVSKRKQPIGKNEQYAILSVMRNPSGKLEPVFGNTTLQPTTKHTPYEHVVSTSAKQDEILVLRASTENDPLNFQPGSYPEGYPFEAILKILNEKKNLYQDVFEPDVKISTLVTRIDDSEPDDFVCKSVRSDEYPTYHASEKAIIVNIAGHFQNIVFETCVNTNAPCSNATTDANSALVCEQVYQYQYMYVVPATDQSKFERKALRFPSCCKCRHVPKSALSSRSGP; encoded by the exons ATGGCTCCATGCCACGGATGTTACGGCCTAATTATCCTGTTTACGCTCCAGCTCGTCTCG GCTACTTCGCAGTCATTTGGTCCATTGATTCGAAATCGTTCCATACACCAGCTAACATCAGAAGAAGACCTTAATGCAAACATCCAACGCATTTATCGAAAGGATTTTAAAGCACCATCGACAACAAACGATCCACTTGGCGATCAAATCGAACCTTCTCCTTCGGAGCTTGTTGTTCGCGAT AGTTTAGtatcaaaaagaaaacaaccaaTCGGAAAGAATGAGCAGTATGCAATACTTTCAGTGATGCGAAACCCATCAGGAAAGCTTGAACCAGTGTTCGGTAACACTACGCTGCAGCCCACAACTAAACACACGCCGTATGAGCACGTCGTTTCGACATCAGCAAAACAAGACGAAATACTTGTATTAAGAG cTTCGACTGAAAATGATCCCTTAAATTTCCAACCGGGCTCGTATCCTGAAGGATATCCATTTGAAGCGATCCTGAAGATCCTGAATGAAAAGAAGAATTTGTACCAAGATGTGTTTGAGCCAGACGTGAAAATCTCGACTCTAGTTACACGCATTGATGATAGTGAACCTGATGATTTTGTATGCAAATCGGTCCGATCAGATGAGTACCCAACCTATCATGCCTCAGAAAAGGCGATTATCGTAAATATTGCTGGCCACTTCCAGAATATCGTCTTCGAAACATGCGT TAACACGAATGCACCCTGCAGCAACGCGACTACTGATGCAAACAGCGCGCTGGTGTGCGAACAGGTGTACCAATACCAGTATATGTACGTTGTGCCGGCAACGGACCAGTCGAAGTTCGAGCGCAAAGCACTCCGGTTTCCCTCCTGTTGTAAATGCAGGCACGTGCCAAAGAGTGCACTGAGCTCTAGATCTGGACCATGA
- the LOC128728461 gene encoding cardio acceleratory peptide 2b-like, with product MMASSQVKTPLYVVFAMLLIVATVHLCHAEAEFESGARVSKRGPTVGLFAFPRVGRSDPEMSLDWESSAMMPLDAADDYDDYQMKEVKRQGLVPFPRVGRSGKSDLAVAAARYWQAARSLQQQQQQQMLTPQGVVKRAGGSGANSGMWFGPRLGKRSRFGVGPTGGSGEQLVKGEQL from the exons ATGATGGCCAGTTCACAGGTTAAGACACCGTTGTATGTGGTGTTTGCGATGCTCCTGATAGTCGCCACAGTGCACCTGTGCCACGCGGAAG CCGAATTCGAGTCAGGAGCGCGCGTCAGTAAGCGAGGCCCCACCGTCggtctgtttgcttttccacgtgTCGGTCGTAGTGATCCGGAGATGAGCCTGGACTGGGAATCTTCGGCCATGATGCCACTCGATGCAGCGGATGACTATG ATGACTATCAGATGAAGGAAGTGAAGCGCCAAGGTTTGGTTCCATTCCCACGAGTGGGCCGCTCGGGTAAGTCAGACCTGGCAGTGGCCGCAGCCCGTTACTGGCAAGCAGCTCGCTCtctccagcaacagcaacagcagcagatgtTAACACCTCAGGGAGTCGTGAAGCGTGCAGGCGGATCTGGGGCCAACAGTGGTATGTGGTTTGGGCCACGGTTGGGAAAACGAAGCCGTTTTGGTGTAGGACCGACTGGTGGCAGTGGCGAGCAGCTGGTGAAAGGTGAACAGTTGTAA